From a single Nostoc edaphicum CCNP1411 genomic region:
- the cas1d gene encoding type I-D CRISPR-associated endonuclease Cas1d, which produces MGTLYVTQTDAFIGKVDERLTVKAEQKTIMDIPLIKIEGIVVLGRATISPAVVNELLERHICLTFLTQNGRYLGRLEPEATKNIFVRKAQWQAVGESEPAIHLVRGFVRGKLKNYRHSLLRTQREHPDTDLNNNITRLENAIAPIEKTSSIDSLRGLEGAGSAAYFGCFQQLIKTPEFKFEARKRRPPTDPVNALLSFGYSLLRHDVQSALNIVGFDPYLGYLHVERYGRPSLALDLMEEFRPLIVDAVVLSLINKRSLTLTDFTTEPLSGAVSLTKEGLHTFLRTYQQKKLSSFKHPVMGNKCTYQESFEIQARLLSKYLMNEIDKYPPLVLK; this is translated from the coding sequence ATGGGAACACTTTACGTGACACAAACCGATGCTTTTATCGGTAAAGTTGACGAACGTCTCACCGTCAAAGCTGAACAAAAAACAATCATGGATATCCCTTTAATTAAAATAGAGGGAATTGTAGTACTAGGACGGGCTACTATTTCTCCCGCCGTTGTCAATGAACTTTTAGAACGTCACATTTGTTTAACATTTCTCACACAAAACGGACGATATTTAGGGCGTTTAGAACCAGAAGCTACTAAAAATATCTTTGTTCGTAAAGCCCAATGGCAAGCTGTGGGAGAATCAGAACCAGCAATACATTTAGTCAGAGGATTTGTGCGGGGTAAATTGAAAAATTACCGCCATAGCTTACTTCGCACTCAGCGAGAACATCCTGATACTGACCTGAATAATAACATCACTCGATTGGAAAACGCGATCGCACCAATCGAAAAAACTAGCAGTATTGATTCCCTCAGAGGCTTAGAAGGTGCGGGTAGTGCAGCTTATTTCGGTTGTTTTCAACAGCTAATCAAAACCCCAGAGTTTAAATTTGAAGCCAGAAAACGCCGCCCACCAACCGATCCGGTTAATGCCCTGCTGAGTTTTGGGTATTCATTGCTACGTCATGATGTGCAAAGTGCTTTAAATATTGTTGGCTTCGATCCTTATCTAGGATACTTACACGTTGAACGTTATGGTAGACCTTCCCTAGCCTTGGATTTGATGGAAGAATTTCGTCCTTTAATAGTGGATGCTGTAGTGTTGTCGCTGATTAACAAGCGATCGCTAACCCTAACTGATTTTACCACCGAACCGCTCAGTGGTGCTGTGTCTTTAACCAAAGAAGGACTGCATACATTTCTACGCACCTACCAACAAAAGAAACTATCGAGTTTCAAACATCCAGTGATGGGAAACAAATGCACCTACCAAGAATCTTTTGAAATTCAGGCGAGATTATTAAGTAAATACCTAATGAACGAAATCGATAAATATCCCCCCCTAGTTCTCAAATAA
- the cas6 gene encoding CRISPR-associated endoribonuclease Cas6 — MPHSLVLNLLPQSPIPPQYLTGRHLHALFLTLVSSVDTTLGDRLHDSTADKAFTLSPLQIRGEGIGDREQDRGKYKSKISTSSSLQYSHQQPIPAGTPCWWRISLLDDTLFGKLTQLWLNLNPNRPWHLGPADLYITSIQGTPQSIQPWANASTYAQLYEEASDVCDGLRLRNPSINLTFSTPTAFRQGQYDSTLPTRESVFNSLLSRWNKYSGIEFSQIAIESIFPSFVNIHTEILADSRSKFIGIIGEVNYKILGEIKPIQIKQINALADFALYAGIGRKTTMGMGMTRRLYSP; from the coding sequence ATGCCTCATAGTTTAGTGTTGAATTTGCTACCTCAATCCCCTATTCCACCACAGTATCTTACAGGTAGACATCTCCACGCCCTATTTTTAACCCTCGTTAGTTCTGTAGATACCACATTGGGCGATCGCTTGCACGATTCCACCGCAGATAAAGCTTTCACCCTTTCCCCTCTACAAATAAGGGGAGAGGGGATAGGGGATAGGGAACAGGATCGGGGTAAATATAAATCTAAAATTTCTACTAGCAGTAGTTTGCAGTACTCACATCAACAACCCATTCCCGCCGGAACTCCTTGTTGGTGGCGCATCTCTTTATTAGATGACACTCTATTTGGCAAACTTACCCAACTCTGGCTAAATCTTAATCCCAATCGCCCTTGGCATCTTGGCCCGGCTGACTTGTATATTACCAGCATTCAAGGCACACCCCAATCTATTCAACCTTGGGCAAATGCTAGTACTTATGCTCAATTATACGAAGAAGCTAGCGATGTCTGCGACGGGCTACGCCTACGCAATCCTTCCATTAATCTTACCTTTTCCACGCCTACTGCCTTCCGTCAAGGACAGTATGATAGTACCCTTCCTACCAGAGAATCTGTTTTCAATTCCCTACTTTCGCGGTGGAATAAATACAGTGGTATAGAATTTTCTCAGATTGCGATCGAGTCAATATTTCCCTCATTTGTCAATATTCACACAGAAATATTAGCCGACTCTCGCAGCAAATTTATTGGCATCATTGGCGAAGTTAACTACAAGATTTTGGGAGAAATTAAACCCATACAAATTAAGCAAATTAACGCTTTAGCTGACTTTGCTTTGTATGCAGGAATTGGTCGCAAAACAACAATGGGTATGGGGATGACACGGCGGCTGTATTCTCCATAA
- the cas4 gene encoding CRISPR-associated protein Cas4: MNQTEYISIAALNQYAYCPHRCWRMFCAGEFTDNQYTIEGTTLHDRVHTTSDVQRGETWQVRAIWLKSEQYKLIGKSDLIEAEDGQIYPVEYKRGRKGEWDNDELQVCAQALCLEEMTGQPVNTGYIYYAHSHQRQLVEINAELRQSAIATIESVTNLLETGAMPKPVYSKRCQGCSLYSQCLPKATDKVKSYQEVN, encoded by the coding sequence ATGAATCAAACTGAATATATTTCCATTGCGGCATTGAATCAATATGCCTATTGTCCGCATCGCTGTTGGAGGATGTTTTGTGCGGGGGAATTTACGGATAATCAATACACAATTGAAGGCACAACTTTACACGATCGCGTCCACACGACAAGCGATGTACAGCGAGGAGAAACTTGGCAAGTTCGAGCAATCTGGCTGAAGTCTGAGCAATACAAACTCATCGGTAAATCTGATTTAATTGAAGCAGAAGATGGTCAAATTTATCCAGTAGAATATAAACGAGGGCGCAAAGGCGAATGGGATAACGATGAGTTGCAAGTTTGCGCCCAAGCCTTATGTTTAGAAGAGATGACAGGACAACCAGTTAACACTGGATATATCTATTATGCCCACTCCCATCAACGGCAATTAGTAGAGATTAATGCAGAGTTACGGCAAAGTGCGATCGCTACTATTGAATCTGTCACAAATCTCCTAGAAACAGGAGCAATGCCAAAACCAGTTTACAGCAAACGCTGCCAAGGATGCAGTCTTTATTCGCAATGTTTGCCCAAAGCAACCGATAAAGTCAAAAGTTACCAAGAAGTAAATTAA